The genomic region GAATTGTAATTTGGTTTTTATTTTCTCAATTTATTagtttaaaataaaaaggagatggtaattttttaatttgtaatttttaatCTATGAATTTACGTAtagattttcgtttttttttgcattttattttagtttaagACTGTAGGTAAATAAACTTTGTATCATAAATTTTTAACACATGAATATTATGCAATTCTGGAATGGGAAGAGAGAGAGGAATTAAATACATGAGATGAACGTGGGTCtctccacaaaaaaaaaaaaagaaaaattcaaTCCCTGAAAATAAGGGACTAATCACATCTCTTTAATTGCTTCAGCTTCTATAGATAGGGGATTAGGTCCATTTACTCAACGGCTACTGCAtctgtaaaaaaaattaaagtgctGACGTGGACCCATTCCATGTAAATAGTTTGAAATGAGCCccatttttgtaaatattttggtTTACAACGccatttaagaaaaaaattcAAATTGAAAGGTAGAAACTTGAAGCAATTTTAAGAGAGCTCAtcttttgtaatttttaattctTTCCCCACATAGATAAATATTTTCGTGCCCCTTTGGACGTAGCTATCATATTGACAATGTAAAATTTTGTGTTGATAGCGTGGACAGCGTAAATTCCGCTCACAACATTGTAAAATTTGCCCATCTTTTTTTACACGAATTATAcagtaatattttttttaatccTGATTAAGGTAATTTTACGATtactatttaatttaattttatattatcACGTAATATTTCTTACCAATTTATTTACCTTAATACAAAAGGAGTATGTTTTCTATTAACTTAATACATAGTATGTTTCCGGTTACGTATATTCTATATATAAATATTAAATCGTGGGTCGGCTTCTTAATTTCTTCCCTAATAATCCCAACTATCACACTATCATCCTTGTGTATTTCATAAGCAAATCTAGACTTCCAATGGATTTAGGTTTCGAAATCCTAAAACAATCTTCGGCAGTTACCCTTCCCATGGAATTAATATTCTCATGCTTACTCCCCAAATTACCCGCTAAATCTCTTTTACGCTTCAAATGCGTCTCCAAATCCTTTTTAACCGAGATTTTGTCTCACAAATTCAATGCATCATTTTCCGAGGCCAATTGTTTCTTAATCCTACCAGCCAAGCCCAATACGTTCCGTATATACGAATTGGACTCCCCACAATCTCCTCCTATGATGTGCCCTAACCCTATGTCGTCAAAATGGAATTGGCGGCCTTTCGTGGCTTGCTGTGAGTCTTACCTGTTGATTAGGTACAGCGACACCAACCCTTGGACTAAAGGTCTCATCTTGGTCAACCCAATTACACGCATTTATCGTATACTACCTACAGCTTATCATGATTCCATCAGTTTATATGAGTATGAACGGATTGTACGGTATGGAATGTGTCATTGTTTAAATGATGATTTCAAAGTTGTCATGTTTGTCCTATACGAAGGTTCACAGAGGAATCGTCCAAGGGAAATCGAGGTTTATAGCTTGAGAACTAATTTGTGGAGATGTATCGAGTGTGAAACAACCACCGGTCAAAGGATTGGTGATCCCGTTCTTGTACAAAACCATTTACTTGTTATGTTTTTCTTTGATAACTATCATCGTTTGACAGGAATTGGTTGTTTTGATGTCAAGGCTGAACGATGGTCTAATGACGTGCTCTTGCCTGATACTATTTTGGCTGGAATCGATTCCAACCCGATTTATGAAGGTCAATATTATAATCTAGGCTTGCTTGATGGGAAATTATGTTTTTCATGGTACGATGAGAATAAGGCGACTTATACTACATGGGTTATGAAGAATTATGGTGTTAAGGCGTCTTGGGTTAAATTGATGAGCGTTCTTGTGAAAGGCCCGGAAGAGATTTTCAACCCTATTGCATATCGCAAAGGATGGTCACATGAACTACTGTGTGTAACAGATTTTAGTGGTAAATGTTTTTGGTTCAACTTTAGAGATAAACAATTCACTGAAACTGAATTCGACAGTGATGGCCTTGATACTAATTATTTATGTTATGCTTGGATATGCAAGGGAAGCCTCTTAAATTTTCCCGGCGGTCAACCGATTCATTCAGTGTCCAACGAATAGGAAGTGGATAGCGATAATGACGATGGACAATACTATTATGTTGAATATGTTTGTTGTAGGGAGTCCCTTTATGTAGGACTCTAGCTAGAACAACGGATTTTGatgaatttttttcaaaaatggGGTCAAATACAAACAAATTAACGAGATGAGTTGAGTTTGAAAGTATTTatccaaaatgggtccacgtcatcaccgAAGCTAGGTTCGGATTCAAGTCGCTCTCCCGCTCAACGACCTTACCCAAAGTCTCATTTAAAGTCCACTCAAACCTAAGTATGGTACTTCAAGTCAAGTCGCTTTGGGAGTGAGCGATTTCAGCTCAAATCGCCCTCCCCCACAGCGATGTTCAACAAAACAAACACTTATCTTGTTGAAGCTAACCACTAATACAAGCAAATTAACATGTTAAAGTTTAGTGCTTAAactttataattagtaattattattCAAATCCCAAACAGCTATTAAATACTCTTAGCATTAAATATGTATTTTAATTACCATAGTGAGTAAGCATTAAATATGTATTTTAATTACCATAATGAGTCAATACATTATGCTGGGCATTATGGTTAGGGGTGTGAAGTGTATGATTTTAGATTGCGGGTTCGATTCCTATCAACTTCTCCTtctgaatttcttttttttttttttttttttcctgctaAGTCGCTCAGCCGCACGGCGGTTTGACCTCAAGTCGCTCTCCCGGTGAGCGACCTTAATCCCGACCCTAACACCGCCAAAACCAagcctacgtggacccatttttggtaattagtttcaaAGTCGCCCCATTTTGTTAAAATGTTTGTTATTAAAccccattttggaaaaaaattcgaTTTTGATCTAATATAATAATTCTACTATTTGTGTTACTAATTAGAGCTCGATCACTGTCTTTGTTTTTCTCATCTTTTCTCGTAAATACATCCGACTAAACTCAAGTTGCTAGGGACAGCCCAATTCATGATTTAATTCTAGTTAATCATATAATTAGTATAGATCATGCGCATAATGCGGGGTATATAGAGATTTTACATTTTATTCATTATTTATAAATTTTAAATTGACGCGTCATTAATTCCATATTTCACCCTTTTTTATTTTAATAGGAAAAAAAGTGGAAAACATATTACGAGAATTGAGTGAAGTCATGATATGTGTATTCTTGTGTTTTTTTCCCATAAAACTAATGATTTTAATGTACAAATTTTCTCAAATAATTTTGACGGTTTTGTATTATTTTAGTTATACGAATGTAATTTAAAGTTTAGAGAAGATTATAGTGaatctatctatatctatataaaattataaaacaaaaacCACTAAATATCTTTCGGGACACGTGTCAATCGTTGCTTGACTAATTCTTATACCATGCACCCAGGTGTATGGTACTTCCTACTtccaatattaaaaaaaaaaat from Silene latifolia isolate original U9 population chromosome 3, ASM4854445v1, whole genome shotgun sequence harbors:
- the LOC141648634 gene encoding F-box protein CPR1-like, with amino-acid sequence MSSKWNWRPFVACCESYLLIRYSDTNPWTKGLILVNPITRIYRILPTAYHDSISLYEYERIVRYGMCHCLNDDFKVVMFVLYEGSQRNRPREIEVYSLRTNLWRCIECETTTGQRIGDPVLVQNHLLVMFFFDNYHRLTGIGCFDVKAERWSNDVLLPDTILAGIDSNPIYEGQYYNLGLLDGKLCFSWYDENKATYTTWVMKNYGVKASWVKLMSVLVKGPEEIFNPIAYRKGWSHELLCVTDFSGKCFWFNFRDKQFTETEFDSDGLDTNYLCYAWICKGSLLNFPGGQPIHSVSNE